The genomic DNA aaacagaattacctggaaaaactcagcaggtctggcagcatcggcggagaagaaaagtgttgacacttcgagtcctcatgacccttcaacagacctaggtgaatccaaggaagaggtgaaatatgagctggtttaaggtgtggggggaggggggggagagaaatggagggggtggtgtggttgtagggacaaacaagcagtgatagaagcagatcatcaaaagatgtcacagacaacagaacaaaagaacacataggtgttgaagttggtgaaattatctaagcgaatgtgctaagtaagaatgaatggtagggcactcaaggtatagctctagtgggggtggggagagcataaaagattttaaaatatttaaaaataatggaaataggtgggaaaagaaaaatctatataatttattggaaaaaacaaaaggaagggggaagaaacagaaagggggtggggatggaggagggagctcaagacctaaagttgttgaatacatattcagtccggaaggctgtaaagtgcctagtcggaagatgaggtgttgttcctccagtttacgttgggcttcactggaacaatgcagcaagccaaggtcagacatgtgggcaagagagcagggtggagtgttaaaatggcaagcgacagggaggtttgggtcattcttgtggacagaccgcaggtgttctgcaaagcggtggcccagtttacgtttggtctctctaatgtagaggagaccacattgggagcaacgaatgcagtagactaagttgggggaaatgcaaatgaaatgctgcttcacttgaaaggagtgtttgggcccttggacggtgaggagagaggaagtgaaggggcaggtgttacatcttttgcgtgtgcatggggtggtgccataggtgggggttgaggagtagggggtgatggaggagtggaccaggatgtcccggagggaacgatccctacggaatgccgacagggggggtgaaggtgtgtttggtggtggcatcatgctggagttggcggaaatggcggaggatgatcctttgaatgcagaggctggtggggtgataagtgaggacaagggggaccctatcatgtttctgggagggaggagaaggcgtgagggtggatgcgcgggagatgggccggacacggttgagggccctgtcaacgaccgtgggtggaaaacctcggttaaggaagaaggaggacatgtcagaggaactgtttttgaaggtagcctcatcggaacagatgcgacggaggcgaaggaactgagagaatgggatggagtccttacaggaagcggggtgtgaggagctgtagtcaaggtagctgtgagtgtcggtaggcttgtaatggatattggtggacagtctatcaccagagattgagacagagaggtcaaggaagggaagggaaatgtcagagatggaccacgtgaaaatgatggaggggtggagattggaagcaaaattaataaatttttccaagtcccgacaagagcatgaagcagcaccgaagtaatcatcgatgtactggagaaagagttgtggaagggggccggagtaggactggaacaaggaatgttccacataccccataaagagacaggcatagctggggcccatgcgggtacccatagccacaccttttatttggaggatgtgagaggagttgaaggagaaattgttcagtgagagaacaagttcagccagacggaggagagtagtggtggatggggattgtttgggcctctgttgaaggaagaagctaagggccctcagaccatcctggtgggggatggaggtgtagagggattggacgtccatggtgaagaggaagcagttgggaccagggaactggaaattgttgatgtgacgtaaggtgtcagaggaatcatggatgtaggtgggaagggactggacaaggggagagagaagggagtcaagataacgagaaatgagttctgtggggcaggagcaagctgacatgatcggtctaccgggacagttctgtttgtggattttgggtaggaggtagaagcgggccgtccaaggttgggtgactatcaggctggaagctgtgggaggaagatccccagaggagatgaggtcagtgacagtcctggaaacaatggcttgatgttcagtggtggtgtcatggtccagggagaggtaggaggaagtgtctgtgagttgacgctcagcctccgcgaggtagaggttccttccttgacctctctgtctcaatctctggtgatagactgtccaccaatatccattacaagcctaccgactcccacagctaccttgactacagctcctcacaccccgcttcctctaaggactccatcccattctctcagttccttcgcctccgtcgcatctgttccgatgatgctaccttcaaaaacagttcctctgacatgtcctccttcttccttaaccgaggttttccacccacggtcgttgacagggccctcaaccgtgtccggcccatctcccgcgcatccgccctcacgccttctcctccctcccagaaacatgatagggtcccccttgtcctcacttatcaccccaccagcctctgcattcaaaggatcatcctccgccatttccgccaactccagcatgatgccaccaccaaacacatcttcccttcaccacccccccgtcggcattccgtatggatcgttccctccaggacaccctggtccactcctccatcaccccctactcctcaacccccacctatggcaccaccccatgcacacgcaaaagatgtaacacctgccccttcacttcttctctcctcaccgtccaagggctcaaacactcctttcaagtgaagcagcatttcacttgcatttcccccaacttagtctactgcattcgttgctcccaatgtggtctcctctacattggagagactaaacgtaaactgggcgaccgctttgcagaacacctgcatctgtccgcaagaatgacccaaacctccctgtcgcttgccattttaacactccaccctgctcacttgcccacatgtctgtccttggcttgctgcattgttccagtgaaacccaacgcaaactggaggaacaacacctcatcttccgactaggcactttacagccttccggactgaatattgaattcaacaactttaggtcttgagctccctcctccatccccagcccctttctgtttcttcccccttccttttgttttttccaataaattatatagattcttcttttcccacctatttccattatttttaaatattttaaaatcttttatgcttcccccacccccactagagctataccttgagtgccctaccatccattcttaattagcacattcgcttagataatatcaccaacttcaacacctgtgttcttttgttctgttgtctgtgacatcttttgatgatctgcttctatcactgcttgtttgtccctacaaccacaccaacccccttccacttctctcccccaaccccccctcccccccaccccccaccccccctccaacaccttaaaccagcttatatttcaccccttccttggattcacctagttctgttgaagggtcatgaggactcgaaacgttatctcttttcttctccgccaatgctgccagacttgctgagtttttccaggtaattctgtttttgttttggatttccagcatccgcagtttttttgtttttatctctgacttTAACTCATGCCAGTTGATGGGTTTTACATGGGTTAAAATTGGGCCTAAAGTCTCCCATTACCAAGAGTATCAAAAGTGAAGATCAAGGTTTTTAATTTAATGTGGATCAGATCATATTGTGTTTAATCTATTGCTTGAACATCAAAGTGTGAGATTATAAATATCTAATAAACAGCATTCCGATTTGACAATTTAAATGTATTAAATTAATTGTTTTTGCCAGTACTAGTGACAATGGTGATCTTAAAACCATAACACTGGAAACTTTGATTATTACCCTTAGATTGTGTATTTTAATTATACATATTAACAACACCTGTCAGCATGACAAATGTGGCAGAGTTAAACTCAAGATCTTGAATATGTTAAAAAATAAATTCTCAGTTAAAGAATTCCCTTTTGGAGCAATATTCAGAATTTCACCCAGCATACAAACAATAGTATCAATACTCCAAGTTCCTTCTTTACTTCCCTAGTCTCCAAGCTGAAACTGTAAATATATTGGGGGTGAATTTCTGTGCAAGTTCTTCCACTCATTTGTTGTAACTTTGCTGGAAAAGTTGTAGATGCTGTGGAAAACCAGTATAAATGTTGTTTATGCATTTTTTCAAAACCTGTTGGTCAAATGCAGAGTAACACTGACAGTGGCTATGGCAAAGACCATACATGTGCCTGTCCTGTACACCACAGTCGAATTTTTAATAAcgggctcgaggggttgaatgtcCTACaacctgttcctatgttcttacacCCAGTTTCATAGATGCAGGAAGTTAAATTGAGTGAGAAGCGAGCAGAGGAAACATTAGAAAATACCTATAGAAAATTATCTTGACAGGATGCAAAAGAATCTTCTGTAGTTGGTGCTGATAATCAAAGTATATTATTGTCAATAGGAGTTAGTTAAGCTGGGATTGATCAAAGGTTACAGTAAACAATGTCTGTAACGTTGCCAGTGCCATGAATGAACCAACTGTACATGCACCTGGTCACAGGTAAAAATCTAGGTTGGAAGGAGTGATTAATATTTTGAAATTCTGCACAAATGGCTTAGGGTCTGGGAGAAATTCAGAGTTTTTTCTTCAGTTTTATATTAGATTGATTGCCTTCTTGGAGGAGATTGAGTGATCTGGGAACATCTTACATGGTCTGCAGCAGTAATGGACTTGATAAGCTGAGTGCCCTTCACACATTGTGTATTCTTTTATCTCTCTGTATTCACCTTTAAGTTTCCCAGCAGTAAATTCCTTTGAGGAGATGATCTGATCCATATCTGAACGAATTATCCCCTCCAGTTCCTTGTTAGATCCTTTGCACTCATCTTGTAGGTTCTGAAATCCGTCAGCAAGCTGGTTTTGTACTAAATTGTAAGCATCTTCCACAATCTGAAAAACACCATTATATTTCTAGGAATTTGTATGAAAGCATACTCATTATATGATCATAAAAATATCAAGgccgggggggcggtggtggggttggACTTAGCATTTGTCAATATGTGGATTCAAATAGTTCAATGTGTAGGACTAAAGTATATTTAGATCCTGGCATGCAATCTCTCCCATAAGACATGTAGATAACTCACACTACTATGTTGCCAGGGATCACACATATACATTGCACTGATAGCAGCCTCGAGTGGGATTCGCGTTCCAGCTGTGATTTCACGCCAGTGTGAAACAGATTTCTGCCCTTCATGCTGAATTctagcccccccccaccccacctgctgcCAACGGGACTGGCGACTCTGCCCATAGAATCAttatagcatagaaggaggccattcagcccaccaagtcCAGGCTAACTCTCTATCCCCTTAGCCCTGCAAGTATATTTCCCTCaaagtgcctatccaatttccttttgaaatcactgactgtctctgcttccaccaccaccctcaaACAGTGAGTTCCAAATCATTAccataaaaaaagttcttcctcacacccccaATGTCTCTCTTGCCtagaaccttaaatctgtgtccttgtactatcagctactgggaacagcttttctttgtctaccttatataaacctgtcataatcttgtacacctccatcatatctcttctcaatctcctttgctccaaggagaacaaccctggCTCTCCAACCTATCCTTGTAACTAAATTCTCTCAttgctggaatcattcttgtaaatctctgcatcctctcaaggaccttcacatcctttctaaaatgtggtgaccagaactggatgcaattctCTGGTTGTGGCCTAACCACAGCTGTATGAAGGTTCAGCATGCTTTCCTTGCTTTTGCTCAAGATCCCATATGATTTGCTAACCATTCTCTCAATATaaactgccaccttcaaagatcgatgCACATGTACCCCCAGATCCTTTTGTCACAGTACATTCTTcagaattgtgccattaagtATATATTAATTCTCCCTATCTCTTCTGCCAAAAGGCAAAAccccacacttctctgtattaaattccatctgctacttttcTGCTCATTCTGCTAGCCCATCTATACCCTGCTTACTGTCAGTAACTCTTACAAGCTTGTTATCACTGACAAATTTTTAACTTTTACTCCACaccattaatatatatatcaTAAAATACAACGGTCCCAACATCAGCCTCTGGTGACGACCATCATTCAGTCCGAAAAACAATTcgctggctggaattttccggccccagtggcatcgggcatcatggcaggtggggaAAGGAACAATGTGGTgagaagccaaaaatcggtttcatgtcgCCAGGAACATCAGTTTAATagatttgcatctaattataagccctgttcgCCGGAATCATCTACCCACGCTGGACCATTCTGGCACATTTGCCTGATTGTACGCCGATGTGTTCCACAaatgtacataagcgacgtgtacCTGGCAAGCTACAGTTTGCTCggggcttcaaggtttgtttgcatactttgctttgggcagcacttgtggtcatcagtgccaggcttcgcaggcagcaccacatcacttttaggggggctcatgggtaggtctctacttaccagaccagctgtaagggcggggggtggcttttcaatgactgcagggctagggtttgcttaggaaagagggagaagtggcctcaggcaagggaatcggagggggggctgcactctccttggctttttgggtcatgtctgcaccagaaaagtcttgggctgcaagcaCTAAGAAGTGTgcgtgcggctgcagtttaaatatggcgccctgcaaTGAGGAAGCGATGAGGTAACGGCATGGTAGGCAAAACGGATGCTGCCTGCCAGCATggtggtgtgtttcctgtggctgcataattaatgaagtgggaatgggacgatacagcgcaaaaaacccgccattgcagccagcggtaAAACAACttctttcccgcccgctaccacactttgtgcaaatctgagacgattccaCCCGGTGTTTTTTCTCCTTAAGACAATTTTTCTCTCCAAGCTGACAATATTACATCAACCTCAATTTTGCTAACCAGCCTTTTACAAGGCATTTTGTCAAAAACTTTCTTAAAATCCTCTAGACAAATATCAAAATTGATATTTGTCTATATGACAAAAAAATCCCTTGCATTCCCTTTATCAAGCTTCTCTATTACTTCATCAAAATATTCAATTAGATTAATCAAACTGGAAACGTCTGTCTTTTACAAATATGCACTTGCTTTCATTAATTAACTCAAATCTCTCCAAGTGCATATTCATTTTTTccttgattattgtttctaaaacttgATGCTAAACTGACCAGCCTGTACTTACTAGGAATGATCTTACACCTTTTCTTGCATAAGTATGTCACATTTGCCAATTCTCTGGTACCTCCCCCATACCTAGGGAAAATTGGAAGATTATAGCAAGCTCTTCCTCTATCTCTACTCCTCATTTCCCTGAGCAACTTTGGATGCAAGCCAATTGGGCCAGACGACTTACCTAATCTAAACGTCAACTGCCTTTCCAGTCCATCTTGCCTATTAATTTTCACTCCATTCTTTATTTCTATTGTCCAACCAATATTACCATGCTGCCACTCTTTCATACCTCTGTGATTTTcctgcagatttgctcctctatctctcactatttggagACTTTTGGAAGTCCCCCAGTAGTGTGATAATACCCTATTCTTCTCAACTCAAATGAAGTGGCTTCTCTCCTTGTCCCCTCAAGGACATCCTCAATACTACAATGTCTTTCTTAATCAGTACAGCAACCTGACCTCACCACCCTACCGACCCTGCCATCCTACCCGCCCAACCGCCTACCAACCTACCCACCCTACCATCTACCCTCCCTACCAACTTACCATCCTACCAACCTACCATCCTACCCACCCTACCATCTTACCAACCACCACCCTACCAACCACCACCCTACCGCCCTACAAAacctaccaccctaccaccctaccaGCTACCAACCTACCCACCCTATACACAcaaccacctaccacccacctatacccaccctaccacctaccaccctaccctccCTACCACCTACCAATCTACTCACTCTACCCACCCTACCACCTAACAACCTTACACCCACCACCCTACCAACCTACCACTCACCTACCCTACCAACCCTACCAACCTATCCCTACCATTGTACCACCTACCAACTTAACACCCTGCCATCCTAACCACTCTATCACCTGCCACCATACCTagctggcaccctatccaccctaCCATTATATCCACCATGCCATTCTACCCAGCTGGCATCCTACCCACATACTTCACTCATGCTCATTCACCAACACatgaaaagctatttaaatgtcccaaagcttttcagtgtATTAATGAATAAAGACTTCCAAAAATACAGCAGCAAGTGCCATAAAAAGTGGGTGTGGCCTGGTTTTCCCCTTTGAGGAATGCTCTGCAGAAGTCCgggccagaaatgcagagctgCATTCGGTGAGAAAATAGGAGTGGAGTGGAAAATAGGAGTGGAGTGATTGCCATTCCTTGCAAGATTTGGCCCAAAGGTGCAGGAAGTTCATGGGTCACTTTTACATTGGCAGTCATTTAGGTTGGATTTTATGAATTCAGTTTCTGAATGCCTGCTCCCTACATTTACACTGTCAAATGCAGCTCGCTAATCCAGGCAGCAAAGTCTTGGAACTATTTTCAGCTGTtgttcagttggtaacactctcacctttgagtcacaaggttgtgggttcaagtctcactccagggacGTAAACACAAAACCCATGCtgtcattccagtgcagtactgagggggttctgcactgttggaggtactgcctttcagatgagatgttatgctgaggccctgtctgctttcTTAGGTGGACATAAAAAATCACAAATACTATTTTGAAGAGATGCAGGTGTggtccctggccaatatttatccctgaagaAACATCACAAAAATATATTATACGGTCGCTATCACACTACCATTTGTGGgctcttgctgtgcgcaaattggctaccatgtctacattacaacagtgactacatttcattagctgta from Carcharodon carcharias isolate sCarCar2 unplaced genomic scaffold, sCarCar2.pri scaffold_1004_ctg1, whole genome shotgun sequence includes the following:
- the LOC121275118 gene encoding protein Niban 1-like, whose translation is MNHGNEALILSNLVMEELLPSLQSDILPKMKGKKNEKRKAWFSIVEDAYNLVQNQLADGFQNLQDECKGSNKELEGIIRSDMDQIISSKEFTAGKLKGEYREIKEYTMCEGHSAYQVHYCCRPCKMFPDHSISSKKAINLI